In Zingiber officinale cultivar Zhangliang chromosome 8B, Zo_v1.1, whole genome shotgun sequence, a single genomic region encodes these proteins:
- the LOC122017015 gene encoding UPF0481 protein At3g47200-like isoform X1 — protein MSSTFSLISGVLPSSISDVSGILSSSISIMENKDSTSTIHIDEWARELENKAIYETQRQVRYQNSTIFKVSENLRSVQSEAYEPMIISLGPYHCHKPRLQVTNQSKWLLLHKLQEKDPEKSLRNYLKLVKEEEINVRNTYSEPPTDMCEKTFIEMMLSDCVFVIMIVWFWKKEKGGMKEIENSIFKNRQRSWRTVARDMLLLENQLPFFLLEALFNSAFPDKHGRLKKWVAQFFSGFVVDKMLEVPKDTKTIHHILHLFYLCIVPSNRSSNVVYVRPTIRHGPRMERVQTATQLEATGIKLEKKRNAMSFLDITFEKEKGVLEIPQIRIDGDTNILLRNLIALEQCQKSTNCYEISTYAWVLSCIIDTDIDVELLHKKEIIIDRLSNTNEAVNLFSELCKEVVVDHKNYYISKVFKEVEKYLQMN, from the coding sequence ATAATGGAGAATAAAGATAGTACTTCTACAATCCACATAGATGAATGGGCAAGAGAATTGGAAAATAAGGCAATCTATGAAACACAAAGGCAAGTTAGGTATCAAAATTCAACAATCTTTAAAGTCTCAGAAAATTTGCGAAGTGTTCAGTCTGAAGCCTATGAGCCGATGATCATTTCGCTCGGACCTTACCACTGTCATAAGCCTCGCCTTCAAGTCACTAATCAGTCCAAGTGGCTCTTGCTCCACAAATTGCAGGAAAAGGACCCTGAAAAAAGTCTAAGGAACTATCTTAAACTTGTCAAGGAAGAAGAAATTAATGTGCGAAATACTTACTCAGAGCCGCCAACCGACATGTGTGAAAAAACGTTCATCGAGATGATGTTGTCGGACTGTGTGTTTGTCATTATGATCGTGTGGTtttggaagaaggagaaaggaggAATGAAAGAAATAGAAAACTCGATCTTTAAGAACAGGCAACGATCATGGAGAACAGTGGCGCGAGACATGTTGCTATTAGAGAATCAACTGCCCTTTTTTTTGCTCGAGGCTTTGTTCAACTCCGCATTTCCTGATAAACACGGTAGGCTAAAGAAATGGGTGGCCCAATTCTTCAGTGGCTTTGTGGTTGATAAGATGCTAGAAGTACCCAAGGACACTAAGACAATTCATCACATTCTCcatcttttttatttatgtattgTGCCATCAAACAGAAGTAGCAATGTTGTTTATGTTCGACCAACGATACGTCATGGCCCGAGGATGGAACGGGTACAAACTGCGACTCAATTGGAAGCAACTGGAATAAAGCTCGAGAAGAAGCGAAATGCAATGTCTTTCTTAGATATCACATTCGAGAAAGAGAAAGGGGTTTTAGAGATCCCCCAGATCAGGATTGATGGCGATACCAACATCCTCTTAAGGAACCTCATTGCATTGGAGCAGTGCCAAAAGAGCactaattgctatgaaatttcgACCTATGCCTGGGTCTTATCTTGCATCATTGACACTGATATTGACGTTGAACTACTGCACAAGAAAGAGATCATCATCGACAGGCTTAGCAATACAAACGAAGCTGTCAATCTCTTCAGCGAGCTCTGCAAGGAGGTGGTGGTCGACCACAAAAACTACTACATTTCAAAGGTCTTCAAGGAGGTAGAAAAATATCTACAAATGAACTGA
- the LOC122017015 gene encoding UPF0481 protein At3g47200-like isoform X2, with translation MENKDSTSTIHIDEWARELENKAIYETQRQVRYQNSTIFKVSENLRSVQSEAYEPMIISLGPYHCHKPRLQVTNQSKWLLLHKLQEKDPEKSLRNYLKLVKEEEINVRNTYSEPPTDMCEKTFIEMMLSDCVFVIMIVWFWKKEKGGMKEIENSIFKNRQRSWRTVARDMLLLENQLPFFLLEALFNSAFPDKHGRLKKWVAQFFSGFVVDKMLEVPKDTKTIHHILHLFYLCIVPSNRSSNVVYVRPTIRHGPRMERVQTATQLEATGIKLEKKRNAMSFLDITFEKEKGVLEIPQIRIDGDTNILLRNLIALEQCQKSTNCYEISTYAWVLSCIIDTDIDVELLHKKEIIIDRLSNTNEAVNLFSELCKEVVVDHKNYYISKVFKEVEKYLQMN, from the coding sequence ATGGAGAATAAAGATAGTACTTCTACAATCCACATAGATGAATGGGCAAGAGAATTGGAAAATAAGGCAATCTATGAAACACAAAGGCAAGTTAGGTATCAAAATTCAACAATCTTTAAAGTCTCAGAAAATTTGCGAAGTGTTCAGTCTGAAGCCTATGAGCCGATGATCATTTCGCTCGGACCTTACCACTGTCATAAGCCTCGCCTTCAAGTCACTAATCAGTCCAAGTGGCTCTTGCTCCACAAATTGCAGGAAAAGGACCCTGAAAAAAGTCTAAGGAACTATCTTAAACTTGTCAAGGAAGAAGAAATTAATGTGCGAAATACTTACTCAGAGCCGCCAACCGACATGTGTGAAAAAACGTTCATCGAGATGATGTTGTCGGACTGTGTGTTTGTCATTATGATCGTGTGGTtttggaagaaggagaaaggaggAATGAAAGAAATAGAAAACTCGATCTTTAAGAACAGGCAACGATCATGGAGAACAGTGGCGCGAGACATGTTGCTATTAGAGAATCAACTGCCCTTTTTTTTGCTCGAGGCTTTGTTCAACTCCGCATTTCCTGATAAACACGGTAGGCTAAAGAAATGGGTGGCCCAATTCTTCAGTGGCTTTGTGGTTGATAAGATGCTAGAAGTACCCAAGGACACTAAGACAATTCATCACATTCTCcatcttttttatttatgtattgTGCCATCAAACAGAAGTAGCAATGTTGTTTATGTTCGACCAACGATACGTCATGGCCCGAGGATGGAACGGGTACAAACTGCGACTCAATTGGAAGCAACTGGAATAAAGCTCGAGAAGAAGCGAAATGCAATGTCTTTCTTAGATATCACATTCGAGAAAGAGAAAGGGGTTTTAGAGATCCCCCAGATCAGGATTGATGGCGATACCAACATCCTCTTAAGGAACCTCATTGCATTGGAGCAGTGCCAAAAGAGCactaattgctatgaaatttcgACCTATGCCTGGGTCTTATCTTGCATCATTGACACTGATATTGACGTTGAACTACTGCACAAGAAAGAGATCATCATCGACAGGCTTAGCAATACAAACGAAGCTGTCAATCTCTTCAGCGAGCTCTGCAAGGAGGTGGTGGTCGACCACAAAAACTACTACATTTCAAAGGTCTTCAAGGAGGTAGAAAAATATCTACAAATGAACTGA